DNA sequence from the Streptomyces cinnabarinus genome:
CGATCTGGAGGGTTGGCACCCTGTCCACGGTGGGACCGATCGGCACAGCCGGGAGGAGCTGCCGGAGGCAGTGCGCAGCGTTGTCCGAGCGATGGAAGAGCAGTGGTTCGATGTGCGGGAGCCGGTGAACCTGGAATTCGTCCTTCCGTGGGAGTTGCTCAACGAACCGGTCGAGTGGTGGCTGAAGGATGGGGAACACCCCGATCCGACCCCGCTGGCTCTGGACCATTCTGTGGTGGTGCGCAGCCTGGAGCGGATGGGGCGGGGGGCCTGGCACCGGCCCTGGTTCACAAAGTGGCGTCAGCTGACGGAACGCCCCGAACGAAGCCACGCATTTTGGAGCCGTACAGGGGGAGATGACAGCTACCCCTTCCATCTGGAGCGGGAACTCAAGGAGGACAGCAACGCGGTATGTCTGGTGCTCAGTGCACCGCCCGGCGACGATTCCGGAGCCGACCGTCGAGAGGTGCTCGCTGGGCTCCGGGCGGGTGTACCCATCATGATCTGGGACCGCCGTGGTCTCATGGACGCGGCCTTCTCCCATGCAGTTGCGGAACTCGTCGAAGACCTTCGCCCCGACAGGCTCATGCAGCGAGTCACCAAATTGCGCTACGAGGCACTGGCATTGGGGCCGGAGGCATGGGACAGCCACGTCGGCCGCCACCTGGTACTCCTGCTCGATGATCCGGAGCGACGGCCCGGCCCGCCTGGTCCCGTTTGAGCCGATCCCCTTGTCCAGCAAGGAAGTTGTTACCGTTCCGATCATGCCCCGCCTGCTGGACGTCCCCGGGTACCCGCGCTTCTGGACCGCTTCCGCGGTGTCGGCTTTCGGGTCGCAGATTTCGGGGCTGGCTCTTCAGATTCTCACTGCGGTGACGTTGAGTGCCTCGGCGACCGAGGTGGGCGTCGTGAATGCCGCGCGGTGGCTGCCGTATCTGCTCTTCGGGCTGCTGGCCGGGGTGTTGGTGGACCGTTGTCGGCGCAAGCCGGTGATGGTGGGCACGGATCTCGCGCGGGCTGTCCTGCTGGCCGCGATACCGGTGCTGTACGCGCTGGACCGGCTCGGCATCACCACGCTGTGTCTGTGCGTGTTCGCCGTGGGGCTGATGAGCCTGTTGTTCGAGGCGGCGAGCCAGTCCTACGTTCCTCAGTTGGTGCCGAGGGAGCTGCTCAACGCGGGGTACGCGCGGACCGAGCAGGCCAGTGCGGTGGCCGGTTCGACCGGGCCGCTGATCGCCGGGGTGCTGATCAAGTACTTGGGGGCGCCGCTCGCCGTGCTGCTGGACGCGCTCACCTATCTCGTCTCCGGGCTGCTGCTCGCGTCCGTCAAGGCCGATGACCCCGCCCCCGAGCGTGGCACGCGGCGCGGTGTGGGCAAGGAACTGAGTGAAGGGGTGGCCTGGGTCTACCGGCACCGCACCCTGGCACCCATCGCGCTGACCTCGCACGCGATGCTGCTGTTCAACACCATGGTGAGCACGGTGTTCGTGGTCTTCGCCCTGCGCGAGCTGAGGATCGGCGACTTCGGTCTCGGCGTGACCTACGCCTGTGCCGGGGTGGGCGCGGTGCTCGGCGGCGCGCTGTCCGGGCGGGTGCTCGCCAGGTTCGACGTCGGCGTCACGCTGATCGCCTTCCGGGTGCTGGCCGCGGTCGGCTGGCTGCCCATCGTCCTTGCCGGGCGGGGGAGTTGGGCGCTGCCGTCGGTGGCACTGGCGTTCTTCCTGGTGTCGTTGGCCATCGGCGTCGAGAGCCCGGTGGAGGTGAGCTATCGGCAGCAGGTCACGCCCGACGCGCTGCGCGGCCGGATGAACGCCACGATCCGGTCGTTCAACTGGGGCATGGTCGCGGTGGGCGCACCGCTCGGGGGCGTCCTGGCCGACCAGGTGAGCTATCGGTTCGCCCTGGGGGTGGGGTTCTCGGGGGCCGTGGCGCAGGCGGGGGTGCTGGCGTTCTCCCGGGTGCGGGAGGCGCGGGGAGCGGACGCTTCGGCAGGTGTTTGAGGGGCGCGGGGTGGATCCTGCGGCCGGTGTCTGAGGCGCGTCAAGGTCGGCGGTGGGTGCGTCAGGATCCCGTCAGGAGAGATCCGGGGCAGTTCAGGGGCGGGCATAGCGTCAGAGCGCGAACTCCCGGAACCACTCGTCGGAGGAATCCCATGACGGAGCTGCTGTACGCCGAAGACCCCGAACCGTCCGATCGATCCCCGGCCGGACCCCTGCTCGTACCGGTCCGGCCGGGACCGTCAGGATGTGCGGCCCGCCTCTTCCGTACTCCCCTCGGTGACCGTACGGCCGTCGCCTTCACCTCCGAGGAGCGGCTGATCGGCACCCTCGGCCCCGAGCAGCCCTGGATCAGACTCGCCGAGCCCGCGCTGCGGACGCTCGTCTCCCCGCTCGGCGTCACCACCGTCACCGTGGACCCCACCTTCTCCGCACCGGCTCCCCGGCCGGTCGGACCCGTCGCCCAGGCACCCGTACCGGCCGTGGCGGGGCGGATCACCCGAGAGGGGACCGCGCGATGACCGCCGTACAGGAGTCCGCCCCCGCCCTGGGCGACCGGCTGTCCGTCTGGCCCGCCGCCACCACGGAAGCCCGGCCGGGCGAGCTCGCCGTCGCCGGAGTGCCGCTCGCGGAGATCGCCGACCGGTTCGGCACCCCGGTGTACATCCTGGCCGAGGACGAGGTGCGTGAGCGGTGCCGTATGTACCGGAGTGTCTTCCCGGACGCCGAAGTCCTGTACGCGGCCAAGGCGTTCCTCTGCCGCGCCGTGCTCCACTGGGTGGAGGAGGAGGGCCTCGGGCTCGATGTCTGCTCCGCCGGAGAGATGGAGCTGGCGGTCACCACCGGCTTCCCGCCCGAGCGGATCGTGCTGCACGGCAACGCCAAGTCGCCGCAGGACCTGGCCACCGCGCTGCGCCTCGGCGTCGGCCGTGTCGTGATCGACAGCCCGTCCGAGATCGCCCGGCTGGCGGCCGCCGTCGGGCCCGGCGGACATCAGAAGGTCATGGTCCGGGTCGTGCCCGGCGTCAGCGCGGGCGGCCACGAGAAGATCCGTACCGGTACCGAGAACCAGAAGTTCGGGCTGTCCATCGCCGACGGGTACGCCCAGCACGCCATCGCCCGGATCCTGGACCAGCCCCAGCTCGAACTGACCGGCCTGCACTGCCACTTGGGCTCGCAGATCACCAGCGAGAAGCCGTATCTGGCCGCCGTCCGGCGCATGGTCGGGCTGATGTCGCGCCTGTATGAGCAGCACGGCCTGGTATGCCCGAACTCGACCTGGGCGGCGGCCACGGCATCGCCTACCGGCCCGGTGAACCCTCCCTGGACCTCACGCGGTTGGCCCGCAAGGTGCGGACGGAGCTGCACGCGGCGTGCGCGGCGGCGGGGCTGACCGTGCCCCGGCTGATCATCGAGCCGGGGCGGGCCGTCGTGGGACCGGCGGGCGTCGCGCTGTACCGCGTGCTGGCGGTGAAGCGCGGTGGTGAGCAGGTCTTCGTCGCCGTCGACGGCGGTATGAGCGACAACCCGCGACCGGCGCTGTACGGCGTGCGGTACGCGCCCCGGCTGGTCGGCCGCCGCGGCAGTGCGACCTCGGCACGGGTGACCGTGGTGGGCAGGCACTGCGAGGCGGGCGATGTGCTCGCGGCGGACGCGGAACTCCCCGACGACATACGCCCGGGAGACCTGCTCGCCGTACCCGTGGCCGGTGCGTATCACCTGTCCATGGCGTCCGCGTACAACCTCGTCGGCCGTCCCCCGGTGGCCGCCGTCCGTGCCGGGCACGCCCGGCTGCTGGTTCGTCGGGAGTCGCTGGACGACATCCGCAGCCGTGACGTGGGTCTGTAGCCGGGACCGCTCACCCCTCGGCGCGGACGAAGACCGGCTTGAGGTGCTTCTCCGGGAGCGCGCTCGGCAGGTCCTCCCAGTCGATGACGTCGGAGACCACCTTCTCGGGAGCGACCGTGCCGGAGGCGGCGAGGGCGAGGGCGTCGGGGATGTGGGCGCGGACGTTGTCGCGGGCGATGCGCAGGGTGACGCCGGTGAGGTACATGTCGAGCAGAGGGAGTTCGCCGGGGCGGAAGTGGTTGCCCGCGCTCTCGCAGATCCCTTCCGGGGCAAGGGACTTGACGGTACGGGCGAGCTGGTCGACGCGGCCGGTGGCCTCCACGGCGATGTCGAAGCCGCCCTGCCTCGCCGGTTCGAGGGCCTCGACGGCTTCGGCGGTGGCGGCCCCGAAGCCCTCCGCCAGAGCTCGGTGGGCGGGGTCGGGATCGACGTAGAGCACGTCCGAGGCGCCGAGCGCACGGGCGATGTCGCACACGTACAGTCCGATGCTGCCCCGGGCGACGACGAGGACCCGGGCGCCGGGACGCGCCCTGAGGTGCGGGGCGACCAGCCGCCAGGCCAGGGACCAGTTGTCGCTGGCGGAGGCCATGGCGACCGGGTCGAGACCGGCGGGCAGCGGTACGAGCATGGCGTCGGCGTACGGCACGCGGACCAGGTCGGAGAAGAGGCCGCCCCAACTGCCGCCGATCGGGGCGCCGTACATCGCCATGTACGGCACGCTCGCGCAGTGTGCGGTCAGGCCCTGCCGACAGCGGTCGCAGGTACCGCAGTTGATGGACCAGGGCACCACGACCAGATCGCCGGGGGCGACGGCGGTGACGTCGGCACCGGTCTCGACGACGCGGGCGACGCACTCGTGGCCGAGCGCGAAGGGGGGTTCTATGAAACCGTGACCGGCCAGGATGGAGGAGTCGACATCGCAGGGTGTGGCGGCGACGGGGGCGACGATCGCCTCCTGGTCGGAGCGGAGCCCGGGGTCGGGGACCTCGCGCCATTCGACGGTGCGGCGGGCGACGTAGGTCAGTTCACGCATCGGCCCGCTGTCCCTTCGCCAGGGCGACGAGATCGGCGTACCGGACGACGGAGCCGCCGGCGCCCCAGGTGCCGTCGGGCTGCTCGTGCACCAGCACCCACACCCGAAGCGCCTCTTCGGCACCGAGCCCGGCGGCGCCCAGCACCGTCCGCGTCGCCTCTTCGACGAGCCCGGCCTTACGCCGCTCGGACACGGCACCCTGCGGCACGGTGACCTCCACCAGGAAGCGCGGTTCCTCGTCCTCGGCGGTCACCTGGGCGCCCTCCGGCAGCTCGACGAGATAGCTCCACGCCTGCCCCCGGAAGAACGCGGTGTCCGGCGCCCCCTCCCACCGCAGCAGCACCGCGGCGAGCTCCCGCTGCACCCCGCGACGCCCCTCCTCGGTCAGTGAACCAACAGGCGCAGTAAGCCTGATCATCGGCATGAGCACACCTCTCCCCTCGGGCCCGGCAGACAGGCCACCGGCGTCTATAACGACTGTTATAGACCTGCGTCACGCTAGACTATGACGACCGTTATAGCCAGTGGGTCAGGAAGGAGAACTGCAGAGGTGACCACCCCAGGACCGGGCATCGCGCTGCTCGGAGGAGGCTTCTCCACGGACGAGGACGGCCTCCTGGACGACTGGCTGCTGACCCAGGTGAGCAACCCGCGCCCGAGAATCTGCTTCGTCCCGACAGCCAGCGGAGACGCCCCCGCCTACATCGACCGCTTCCTCGACGCCTTCCGCCCCCGCGCCTGCGAACCCTCCGTCCTACGGCTGTTCCAGCGCGAACTCGACGACGAGGCCCTGCGGAGACATGTGCTCGACCAGGACGTCATCTACGTCGGAGGCGGCAACACCGCCAACCTCCTGGCGGTCTGGCGCACCCACGGCCTCGACCGCGTCCTGCACGAGGCGTACGACCGCGGCACGCTTCTCTGTGGCATTAGCGCCGGCGCCAACTGCTGGGCCCAGGGCTCACACACCGACTCCTACGGCCCGCTGACCTTCCTGCCGGACGGACTGGGCCTGATCGAAGGATCGGTGTGCCCGCACTACGACAGCGAGGAGGGCCGCCGCGCCGGCTACCAGCAGGCCGTCGCGACAGGGGCGCTGCCCGCAGGATGGGCCCTTGAGGACGGCGTAGCCGCCCGCTTCAGGGACGGGAACCTCGTAGAGGCGGTGACTCGGGTGCCTGAGGCGCGCCTGTACCGGGTGGAGCGAGTGGGGGAGAGCGGCGCGGCCGAGGAGGCGTTGCCGTGCCGCGTGATCACGTCATGACGAATCCCGCCGCTTTCCGGGACCGGACCAACTGGCTGGGTGGCTACTACGAGCTGGCCATCGAGATCGGGTCGACCGAGGACGCTCGGGTCGAGGAGCTGCTGCGTGCTCTTTGGGCCGCCGCGGAGGTTCAGGGGTGCTTCGGGTGCCGGGACCGGGAGCCCGAGGAGCAGGAGTCCGTCCCGTGCGGCTTGGGTTCGTTGGCCGAGTTCGGGAATCTCTACGGTCGGGTGCGGCTGCCGACGGGGGAAGTGGTCGTGTGCGGGTGCGTGGCGATCCGCGGTGGTGACGACAGCAGTGACTGGCTCGACTTCTACGTCCCGCTCGGCGCGCTGGATCATGCGGGCGTCGCGTACGGCGGTGATGGGCCGTTCTTTCGGTCCGGTGTGCTCGACGACTGGCTCGCCGACATTGGGGCCAGGGCGTTCGAAGGCGCCCCTTTCGCCCTGGGTGTCATCGGCTTCGAGGTCTCCGGTTGCGCCGAAGCCGCCACACTGGCGGGTGACTTGCCGTCGACGCGAGGCATCGGCTATCTGGTTCCGCGGGGCGGCCTCCTGCGGTACGGCGCCGCCAACGAATGAGCCCCCGGCTGGTCAGGCCTCCGTGCGCAGCCCCGCCACCAGCAGGCCCACCAGCCGGCGCGCGTCGTAGTCGGGGTTGTTCTCCGCGCCGATGCACAAGTTCCCCACGCCCCGCATGAGTTCGAGGGCGCCGATGTCGGAGCGCACCTGTCCGGCCGCCGCCGCGGCTCGGAGCAGCTCGGTGCAGACGGGGACCAGCCGGTCGAGGAAATAGGCGTGCAGCGTCTCGAACCCGGCCTCGTCGGAGTGCAGCACGGCGGCGAGGCCGTGCTTGGTCACCAGGAAGTCCACGAACAGATCGATCCACCGCCCGAGCGCGTCGTACGGGGTCGGGCGCGTCGCCAGCAGCTCCGGACCGGCCTCGGCGCATGCCTCCACCTGGTGCCGGTACACGGCGATGATCAGGTCCGCCCGGGTGGGGAAGTGGCGGTAGATCGTCGCCGTACCCACCCCGGCCTCGGCCGCGATGTCACGCACCGGCGCCTCCACGCCGGAGGCCACGAAGACCGCGGCGGCCGCGTCGAGCAGCGTCTGCTCGTTGCGCCGGGCGTCCGCCCGTCTGGGCCGGGCCGTCCGCCCCGCTCCCTCACTCATCGCCGCACCGATCCTTCCATGACCGCCTGACCGCCATTGCTAAACGGGACGGTGTTCCGTATTGTCGAAACGGGACACGGTTCCGTTTGGTCATGATGCCAGAGCGGAAGACCGGTCACCAGCCATGCCCGCCCACACCACTCCACCGAGGAGACACGGTCATGCAGTACCGCACCCTGGGCCGCACCGGAGTCAAGGTCAGCGCCCTCGCCCTCGGCGCCATGAACTTCGGCCGCATCGGACGCACCACCCAGGACGAGGCCACCGCCCTCGTCGACGAAGCCCTCGCCGCCGGGATCAACCTCATCGACACCGCCGACTGGTACAGCGCCGGTGAGTCGGAGGAGATGGTCGGCAAGGCCATCGCCGGTCGCCGCGACGACATCGTGCTCGCCACCAAGGCCACCATGCCGATGAGCGAGGAGCCCAACCACCAGGGCGGATCCCGCCGTTGGCTGTTCACCGCGCTCGACGACAGCCTGCGCCGCCTCGGCGTCGACCACGTCGATCTCTTCCAGATCCACCGCTGGGACCCGCACACCAGCGACGAGGAGACCCTGTCGGCCCTCACCGACCTCCAACGCGCCGGGAAGATCCGCTACTTCGGCTCCTCGACCTTCCCCGCCCACCGCATCGTCCAGGCACAGTGGGCCGCCCGCGAACACCGACTGAGCCGCTATGCCACCGAGCAGCCCGGCTACTCGATCCTCCAGCGCGGCATCGAGGCCCACGTCCTGCCGGCCACCCAGGAGTACGGCCTCGGCGTGCTGGCCTGGAGTCCGCTGGCTTCCGGGTGGCTCTCGGGCGCGGTTCGCGCGGGGCAGGACATCACCACCAGCCGCTCCAAGATCCTGCCGGAGCGTTTCGATCTCTCCCGCCCCGTCAACCGTGCCCGCCTCGACGCCGTGGAACAGCTCGCCGTGATCGCTGACGAAGCGGGGCTGACCATGATCCAGCTCGCCCTCGGCTTCGTGACCGCCCACCCCGCCGTCACCAGCGCCCTCATCGGCCCCCGCACCCTGGACCACCTGCGCTCCCAGCTCGCCGCCGCCGACACGGTGCTCCCCGCCGATGTGCTCGACGCGATCGACACCGTCGTCGCCCCCGGCCTCGACCTCGCCCCCGAGGAGAAGCACGACACCCCGCCCGCCCTGCTCGACCCGGCCCTGCGACGCCGACGCTGAAGCCGCGACCCGGAAGGAGCGACGCCACCATGTCACTCAGCTTCGGCATCATGACCGCCCCCTCGCAGGTCGACTACGCCGACGTCCTGCGCGTCTGGCGCGAGGCCGACACCGTCCCCGAGATCGAGCACGCCTGGCTCTTCGACCACCTCATGCCGATCTTCGGCGACCCCGCCGGACCCACCTACGAGGGCTGGACCCTGCTCTCCGCCCTCGCCGCCCACACCCGGCGGCTGCGCGTCGGCGTCATGGTCACCAGCAACCGCTTCCGGCCCCCGGCCCTGCTGGCCAAGATCGCCACCACCGTCGACATCGTCTCCGGCGGACGGCTGGACTTCGGCATCGGCGTCGGCTCCCGCCCCGGCCACCCGCTGGCCCGGCGCGAGTACGACGCCCACGGTCTGCCCTTCCACGACACCGCGCACGCCGTCGCCGACCTGGCGGAAGCCTGCACGGTGATCCGGCGACTGTGGACCGAGGACGAGCCGTTCGACTTCCACGGCACCCACCACCGGCTCACCGGCGCCTTCGGCAGCCCCAGACCCGTCCAGCGCCCCCACCCGCCCGTCCTCATCGGCGGACGCTCCGCCGCGACACTGCGCGTGGTCGCCGAGCACGCCGACATCTGGAACATCCCGGGCGGCGACATCGACGACGTCATCCGCCGCGGCGCCCTGCTGGACCGCTACTGCGCGGACATCGGCCGCGACCCCGACACCCTCACCCGCTCGATCCACCTGCCCGTCTCCTACGACCGCCCCGGCGACACCCGGGCGGCGATCCGCGAGGCGATCGACGCCGGCTTCCGGCACCTCGTGCTCGGCCTGCCGGCGCCGTACCCCGCGGACGTCGCCCGCTGGACGGCCGACGAGCTGATCGGCCCGGCGGCCTAGGCCGGCCGTTCGGATCAGCCCGCCGCCGACACCTCCCCGCGCACCACCCGGGCCGCGGCGACCAGGCTCTCCAGGGCGGCGCGGGTCTCCGGCCAACCCCGGGTCTTCAGACCGCAGTCGGGATTGACCCACAGCCGCTCGGCGGGGATCGCCCGCAACCCGGTCCGCAGCAGGTCCGCCACCTCCCTCACGTCCGGAACCCGCGGCGAGTGGATGTCGTACACCCCGGGCCCGGCCTCGCGCGGATAGCCGTGCGCGGCCAGTTCACGGGCCACCTGCATATGGGAACGGGCCGCCTCCAGGCTGATGACATCGGCGTCGAGATCGTCGATGGCCCGCACGATGTCACCGAACTCGGCGTAGCACATGTGCGTGTGGATCTGGGTGTCCGGCCGGACCCCGCCGGTGCTGAGCCGGAACGCCTCGGTCGCCCACGCCAGGTACTCCGCATGGTCGGCGGACCGCAACGGCAGTGTCTCGCGCAGCGCGGGCTCGTCCACCTGGATCACCGAACTGCCCGCCGCCTCCAGGTCGTTCACCTCCTCGCGCAGGGCGAGGGCGACCTGCCGGGCGGTCTCGGCGAGCGGCTGGTCGTCCCGGACGAAGGACCAGGCGAGCATGGTGACGGGACCGGTGAGCATCCCCTTGACCGGACGGGAGGTGAGCGATTGGGCGTACGTCGTCCAGCGCACCGTCATCGGTTCGGGCCGGGAGATGTCACCGGCCAGGATGGGCGGGCGGACGCAGCGGGTGCCGTAGGACTGCACCCAGCCGTGCTGTGTGGCGAGATACCCGGTGAGGCGCTCGGCGAAGTACTGCACCATGTCGTTGCGTTCGGGCTCGCCGTGCACCAGAACGTCGAGACCGGCCTTCTCCTGGAAGGAGATCACCTCCTGGATCTCGGCCCGGACGCGGTCCTCGTACCCGGCCGCGTCGATCCGGCCCGCCCGCAAGTCGGCCCGAGCGGTGCGCAGTTCGCCGGTCTGCGGGAAGGAGCCGATGGTGGTCGTCGGCAGCAGCGGCAGGCCGAGCAGGGCGCGCTGCGCGGCCGAGCGTTCCGTGTACGGCTGGGAACGGCGCGTGTCCGACTCGGTGACCGCGGCCGCGCGGGCGCGCACGGCCGGGTCGTGGGTGATGGGGGAGCGGGCGCGGGAGGCCAGGTCGGCCCGGTTGGCGGCGAGTTCGGCGGCGATGGCGTCGGTGCCGCGGGTCAGGCCCTTGGCGAGGGTGACGATCTCGGCGGTCTTCTGCCGGGCGAAGGCGAGCCAGCGCAGGATCTGCGGTTCGATGTCCCGCTCGGCCGCCGTGTCGAGGGGGACGTGCAGCAGTGAGCAGGA
Encoded proteins:
- a CDS encoding MFS transporter codes for the protein MPRLLDVPGYPRFWTASAVSAFGSQISGLALQILTAVTLSASATEVGVVNAARWLPYLLFGLLAGVLVDRCRRKPVMVGTDLARAVLLAAIPVLYALDRLGITTLCLCVFAVGLMSLLFEAASQSYVPQLVPRELLNAGYARTEQASAVAGSTGPLIAGVLIKYLGAPLAVLLDALTYLVSGLLLASVKADDPAPERGTRRGVGKELSEGVAWVYRHRTLAPIALTSHAMLLFNTMVSTVFVVFALRELRIGDFGLGVTYACAGVGAVLGGALSGRVLARFDVGVTLIAFRVLAAVGWLPIVLAGRGSWALPSVALAFFLVSLAIGVESPVEVSYRQQVTPDALRGRMNATIRSFNWGMVAVGAPLGGVLADQVSYRFALGVGFSGAVAQAGVLAFSRVREARGADASAGV
- a CDS encoding SAV_915 family protein produces the protein MTELLYAEDPEPSDRSPAGPLLVPVRPGPSGCAARLFRTPLGDRTAVAFTSEERLIGTLGPEQPWIRLAEPALRTLVSPLGVTTVTVDPTFSAPAPRPVGPVAQAPVPAVAGRITREGTAR
- a CDS encoding zinc-dependent alcohol dehydrogenase, translating into MRELTYVARRTVEWREVPDPGLRSDQEAIVAPVAATPCDVDSSILAGHGFIEPPFALGHECVARVVETGADVTAVAPGDLVVVPWSINCGTCDRCRQGLTAHCASVPYMAMYGAPIGGSWGGLFSDLVRVPYADAMLVPLPAGLDPVAMASASDNWSLAWRLVAPHLRARPGARVLVVARGSIGLYVCDIARALGASDVLYVDPDPAHRALAEGFGAATAEAVEALEPARQGGFDIAVEATGRVDQLARTVKSLAPEGICESAGNHFRPGELPLLDMYLTGVTLRIARDNVRAHIPDALALAASGTVAPEKVVSDVIDWEDLPSALPEKHLKPVFVRAEG
- a CDS encoding tautomerase family protein is translated as MPMIRLTAPVGSLTEEGRRGVQRELAAVLLRWEGAPDTAFFRGQAWSYLVELPEGAQVTAEDEEPRFLVEVTVPQGAVSERRKAGLVEEATRTVLGAAGLGAEEALRVWVLVHEQPDGTWGAGGSVVRYADLVALAKGQRADA
- a CDS encoding peptidase E, which codes for MTTPGPGIALLGGGFSTDEDGLLDDWLLTQVSNPRPRICFVPTASGDAPAYIDRFLDAFRPRACEPSVLRLFQRELDDEALRRHVLDQDVIYVGGGNTANLLAVWRTHGLDRVLHEAYDRGTLLCGISAGANCWAQGSHTDSYGPLTFLPDGLGLIEGSVCPHYDSEEGRRAGYQQAVATGALPAGWALEDGVAARFRDGNLVEAVTRVPEARLYRVERVGESGAAEEALPCRVITS
- a CDS encoding TetR/AcrR family transcriptional regulator — protein: MSEGAGRTARPRRADARRNEQTLLDAAAAVFVASGVEAPVRDIAAEAGVGTATIYRHFPTRADLIIAVYRHQVEACAEAGPELLATRPTPYDALGRWIDLFVDFLVTKHGLAAVLHSDEAGFETLHAYFLDRLVPVCTELLRAAAAAGQVRSDIGALELMRGVGNLCIGAENNPDYDARRLVGLLVAGLRTEA
- a CDS encoding aldo/keto reductase encodes the protein MQYRTLGRTGVKVSALALGAMNFGRIGRTTQDEATALVDEALAAGINLIDTADWYSAGESEEMVGKAIAGRRDDIVLATKATMPMSEEPNHQGGSRRWLFTALDDSLRRLGVDHVDLFQIHRWDPHTSDEETLSALTDLQRAGKIRYFGSSTFPAHRIVQAQWAAREHRLSRYATEQPGYSILQRGIEAHVLPATQEYGLGVLAWSPLASGWLSGAVRAGQDITTSRSKILPERFDLSRPVNRARLDAVEQLAVIADEAGLTMIQLALGFVTAHPAVTSALIGPRTLDHLRSQLAAADTVLPADVLDAIDTVVAPGLDLAPEEKHDTPPALLDPALRRRR
- a CDS encoding LLM class flavin-dependent oxidoreductase, with protein sequence MSLSFGIMTAPSQVDYADVLRVWREADTVPEIEHAWLFDHLMPIFGDPAGPTYEGWTLLSALAAHTRRLRVGVMVTSNRFRPPALLAKIATTVDIVSGGRLDFGIGVGSRPGHPLARREYDAHGLPFHDTAHAVADLAEACTVIRRLWTEDEPFDFHGTHHRLTGAFGSPRPVQRPHPPVLIGGRSAATLRVVAEHADIWNIPGGDIDDVIRRGALLDRYCADIGRDPDTLTRSIHLPVSYDRPGDTRAAIREAIDAGFRHLVLGLPAPYPADVARWTADELIGPAA
- the metE gene encoding 5-methyltetrahydropteroyltriglutamate--homocysteine S-methyltransferase, with amino-acid sequence MTTEPTAAAATATVYGYPRQGPNRELKKAVEGYWKGRVSAHALHATGAELRRATWRRLAEAGIGEVPTGDFSFYDHVLDATVMLGAIPGRHRAAMDADPLDGYFAMARGTQDVAPLEMTKWFDTNYHYLVPELGPDTVFTADSAKQVGEVREALALGLTPRPVLVGPVTYLLLAKPAPGTAPGFAPLTLLDRLLPVYAELLADLRAAGAAWVQLDEPALVQDRTPAELGAAARAYQGLGALTDRPKLLVASYFGRLGEALPVLAKSPVDGLALDFTGTGSLEELARVGGLPGKRLVAGVVDGRNVWVNDLAKSLTTLGTLLGLADRVDVAASCSLLHVPLDTAAERDIEPQILRWLAFARQKTAEIVTLAKGLTRGTDAIAAELAANRADLASRARSPITHDPAVRARAAAVTESDTRRSQPYTERSAAQRALLGLPLLPTTTIGSFPQTGELRTARADLRAGRIDAAGYEDRVRAEIQEVISFQEKAGLDVLVHGEPERNDMVQYFAERLTGYLATQHGWVQSYGTRCVRPPILAGDISRPEPMTVRWTTYAQSLTSRPVKGMLTGPVTMLAWSFVRDDQPLAETARQVALALREEVNDLEAAGSSVIQVDEPALRETLPLRSADHAEYLAWATEAFRLSTGGVRPDTQIHTHMCYAEFGDIVRAIDDLDADVISLEAARSHMQVARELAAHGYPREAGPGVYDIHSPRVPDVREVADLLRTGLRAIPAERLWVNPDCGLKTRGWPETRAALESLVAAARVVRGEVSAAG